The following are encoded together in the Macadamia integrifolia cultivar HAES 741 unplaced genomic scaffold, SCU_Mint_v3 scaffold319, whole genome shotgun sequence genome:
- the LOC122067884 gene encoding rust resistance kinase Lr10-like: MRGYGSVYKGKLSNEILVVVKVLINHSTRDGEDFMNEVGTIGTIHHINLVRLVGFCSDGYRRALVYELFPNKSLEKFIFSRDTKRPLLGWEKLQDIAIGIAKGIEYLHQGCKLRILHFDIKPHNSLLDDNFNPKISDYGLTKLFSKNESGISMTAARGTIGYISPEVFSRNFGHVSHKSDVYSFGIMLLEMVGGRKNNDSTVENNCQVYFSQWIYNHLSRGKELEIRIDEDGDASIAKKLTIVALWCIEWYPVDGPSMKVVVQMLEGDRESLIMPPNPFDSTMPSNTNATNNERPLSMKLPIISE, from the exons atga GAGGTTATGGTAGTGTGTACAAAGGAAAGCTTTCCAATGAAATTCTAGTTGTTGTTAAGGTCCTTATTAACCATTCCACTAGAGATGGAGAGGACTTCATGAATGAAGTCGGCACCATTGGTACGATTCATCACATAAATTTGGTGCGCCTGGTTGGTTTCTGCTCAGATGGATATAGACGAGCTCTTGTCTATGAATTATTTCCAAATAAGTCACTAGAGAAGTTCATCTTCTCAAGAGATACTAAGAGACCACTCCTTGGTTGGGAGAAACTTCAAGATATAGCTATTGGCATAGCCAAAGGAATAGAATACCTTCACCAAGGGTGTAAGCTGCGTATACTTCACTTTGATATTAAACCTCATAATAGCTTATTAGATGACAACTTCAACCCCAAGATATCTGATTATGGTCTTACAAAATTATTTTCTAAGAACGAAAGTGGCATCTCCATGACTGCAGCAAGAGGGACAATAGGGTATATTTCCCCTGAAGTGTTTTCTAGGAACTTTGGTCATGTTTCTCATAAATCAGATGTTTATAGTTTTGGGATAATGTTACTTGAAATGGTTGGTGGGAGAAAGAACAATGACAGCACTGTCGAGAACAATTGCCAAGTTTACTTTTCCCAATGGATCTATAATCATCTAAGTCGTGGGAAAGAATTGGAAATCAGGATAGATGAAGATGGAGATGCTAGCATTGCTAAGAAGCTAACAATTGTGGCACTTTGGTGTATCGAATGGTACCCAGTTGATGGCCCTTCAATGAAAGTAGTGGTTCAGATGTTGGAAGGAGATAGAGAGAGCTTGATCATGCCACCCAATCCTTTCGACTCTACAATGCCTTCAAACACTAATGCAACTAACAATGAAAGACCACTCAGCATGAAATTACCAATCATCTCTGAATAA
- the LOC122067882 gene encoding rust resistance kinase Lr10-like produces the protein MVVKLRRGCLIIAALFIVLQANCEAQKSECSPSSCGNLVNISYPFWLKGHDPPPECRDPRYELSCENNRTVLYLYSGKYYVDSISYRNRTMRVVDSGLQTHNCSSLPLYSLTNLANFSHSTNLEIFGTTDTDPFLYPSSRQLENYIVFLSCESPIVPFTANSSSSAPHFVDTSPCINGSSGSQYSYVFVGDELNYSDVPDSCTIGTMVPIRKLQKAGDHRSFSEIHYEMAMGFELSWYQIDCGSCNETGDFCYADASPNNYTIICNPGCKGGLFHSIFHYTPGQSCFKLNYWFPFYYNVLRPSLIIIGLILSCFLTLRTLLGYLCFPILLIYMLRRRHLSLDANIEEFLQEHNNLLLIQYSYSNIKRMTKNFSDKLGQGGFGSVYKGKLRSGNLVAIKMLATSKGNGQDFINEVATIGRIHHVNVVRLIGFCFEGSKRALVYDFMPNGSLDKYIFNQEQRGNISLSSWEKMYKIALGVAHGIEYLHQGCDMQILHFDIKPHNVLLDEDFTPKISDFGLAKLYPVVDNTVSLTAARGTIGYIAPELFYKSMGGVSYKADVYSFGMLLMEMAGRKKYVNPYADNSSQIYFPSWIYDKLNQGEDMEMEDASEDDKKIARKIIIVALYCIQMKPVDRPSMSKVIEMLESPTELLQMPPKPFLASLERVEEDHIIMESSPNSESSSYNSLSYNSMI, from the exons ATGGTGGTGAAATTGAGAAGAGGCTGCCTCATAATAGCAGCCTTGTTCATTGTTTTGCAGGCTAATTGTGAAGCTCAGAAAAGTGAGTGCAGCCCTTCTTCATGCGGGAACCTTGTCAACATTAGCTACCCATTTTGGTTGAAAGGCCATGATCCTCCCCCGGAGTGCAGGGACCCTCGATACGAGCTCTCCTGTGAGAATAACCGAACCGTTCTATACCTGTATTCAGGGAAGTACTATGTAGACTCAATCTCTTATCGGAACCGAACCATGAGAGTGGTTGATTCTGGTCTCCAGACTCACAATTGCTCCTCTCTACCTCTTTATTCCTTGACAAATCTAGCTAATTTCTCGCACTCGACAAATCTAGAAATCTTCGGTACTACTGATACAGATCCTTTCTTGTACCCGTCGAGTAGGCAATTGGAAAACTATATAGTTTTCTTGAGTTGTGAAAGCCCAATAGTCCCATTCACAGCtaattcatcatcatcagctcCACACTTTGTGGATACCTCTCCGTGCATTAACGGTTCTTCGGGTTCCCAATATTCTTACGTTTTTGTGGGAGATGAGTTGAATTATTCAGATGTACCGGACTCGTGTACCATTGGCACAATGGTTCCAATTCGAAAGTTGCAAAAGGCGGGTGATCATCGTTCTTTCTCTGAGATACATTATGAAATGGCCATGGGGTTTGAACTCTCATGGTATCAAATTGATTGCGGAAGCTGTAATGAAACAGGGGATTTTTGTTATGCTGATGCAAGTCCCAATAATTACACCATCATCTGCAACCCCGGCTGCAAAGGAGGACTTTTCCATTCAATTTTCCATTATACCCCCGGTCAAAGTT GCTTTAAGCTAAACTATTGGTTCCCATTTTACT ACAACGTACTACGGCCTTCTCTCATTATTATAG GGTTAATCCTAAGCTGCTTCTTGACGCTTAGAACTTTATTGGGATATCTATGTTTCCCCATATTATTGATCTATATGCTGCGACGAAGGCACCTCTCCTTGGATGCTAACATTGAAGAGTTCCTACAAGAGCATAACAATCTATTGCTAATTCAGTACTCATACTCAAATATTAAGAGGATGACTAAGAATTTCAGTGACAAACTCGGTCAAGGAGGTTTTGGGTCTGTGTATAAAGGAAAACTCCGCAGTGGCAATCTTGTTGCCATCAAGATGTTAGCAACATCTAAAGGTAATGGGCAAGACTTTATCAATGAAGTTGCTACTATTGGGAGGATTCATCATGTCAATGTGGTGCGACTTATCGGATTTTGCTTTGAGGGATCAAAAAGGGCTTTAGTGTACGACTTCATGCCAAATGGGTCATTGGACAAGTACATCTTCAATCAAGAACAAAGAGGCAATATTTCCTTAAGTAGTTGGGAAAAGATGTACAAGATTGCCCTAGGAGTAGCTCATGGGATTGAATATCTCCATCAAGGTTGTGATATGCAAATTCTACATTTTGATATCAAGCCACACAATGTTCTTCTGGATGAGGATTTTACTCCTAAAATTTCGGATTTTGGGCTTGCCAAACTATATCCAGTAGTTGATAATACTGTTTCTCTCACTGCGGCGAGAGGAACAATAGGATACATAGCTCCAGAACTATTCTACAAGAGTATGGGAGGTGTCTCCTATAAGGCTGATGTTTATAGTTTTGGAATGTTGCTAATGGAAATGGCAGGAAGAAAGAAGTATGTGAATCCATATGCAGACAATTCGAGTCAAATTTACTTCCCATCATGGATATACGACAAACTAAATCAAGGAGAAGATATGGAAATGGAAGATGCCAGTGAGGATGACAAAAAAATAGCAAGAAAGATAATCATAGTAGCATTGTATTGCATACAAATGAAGCCTGTTGATCGCCCTTCCATGAGCAAAGTCATAGAAATGCTAGAATCACCCACTGAGCTTCTACAAATGCCGCCAAAGCCTTTTCTAGCATCACTTGAAAGAGTAGAAGAAGATCATATAATTATGGAGTCATCACCCAATTCCGAATCATCTAGTTATAATTCATTGTCATACAATTCGATGATATAA